The Cytobacillus oceanisediminis genomic interval CCGCATTCCAAGGATTCTGGTGTAAAATTCATAGTTCTTCTGAGCATTGGCTGTTATAGCAGAGACATGATGCTGACCTTTTAATGGTTTCATATTCATATGATCACAACCCTAATCAATGTATTTTAGGTATATTTTGATTGAACAATGAAAGGAATGCAACGGAAGAACACAAAAAACTCTTGTTTCTTTTATAGAATAATGCTATATTAGTAAAGCGATGAGCTAATTGCATAAGACGACAGACAAGCCTAACTGGCAATGCACTATGTGGAGTGCAGTCGGGTCGCCGCAATACGTATAAAAAGACGCCTCTCTGGGGCGTCTTTTTTAATGGATAAGAATGTATAAATTCTGGAGTTAGATAACTGTCTAGCGCAAGCAGCCTACCCCCTCGAGGAGGCCCCCAGGATGGGGGTCATGCAGACGTTGCCACAGGACGTGGCGTTCTTAGTCTGCGATCCTTTAGTGGGCTGCTTGCGCTTTTCTTATTTTAATTGAGATGTAAGATACGAGCCTGCAGCAGCTGACTGAAGCCTTGCAGCTACATATGGGGGCCGTGCGTTTTTATGGGTCTCAGCCGGCATCCCAAGCCACAAAATATGTCCGTCAATTATTATGCAGGGAAATGGAAAGCCTTTTGGCAATATCTCATCAGGAGTAACGGAAGGGATAGAATGCTCGGCAAGGATGGTAAGCTTCGTTTGCGAAGGCCTCCCGGAAAGTGCCTGCCCCCACTCATTCCCCAGTTTCTGTCCCTCAGGCAGGGAAATAATAATCTCCTTTTTAGCTTTAGAAATATCCTCAAACACTTTTTCCAGCTTTCTTGCATGCATCCATTGGAGGCGAGGATGCTGATTTTTGATCCATCTGCCAATCTGATCAGGATATATGGCCTGTCCATTGTGCAGCTGGTGGTCTGCCAGCTTCCGCCATGTTTTGTTTTTAAATGCGTTGTTGTGTATAAATTCCAAATCGCAAATATGAATAAATTTCCCTTTGGTTCTCGTTATGGCAACATTCATTAGTCTTTCGCTTTCTTTCCCGATTAATAGCATTCCAGCTCTGTCATGGGGCGGAGCATCGACAGAGTCAAAAATCATGACATCCCGTTCACTTCCCTGAAAACGGTGAACCGTTGCAGCAATAATATCAGCAGCAGATCTTTCTTCTCCATAAAGCTCAGCCAGAAGCTGTTCCATTAATAATGCCTGTGCCCGATACGGGGTGACATAACCTATGGACCTGCTTCCTCCTGTATAAGCTTCATGTATTAGCTGAAATCCCAGCAAAAGATCCCATAAATTGATTCTTGAATTTGAGCTGCCATCTTTTATGCCATATTCACCTGATCCGGCTGTATTGAGCAGGATCGAAGCTTTGCCGGGAAAAGGCGTACAGGCAGCGATATTAGATCTCGCAGCCAGAACATCCGGATGGTCACCAACAAGTGAATGATAGATATGTTTATTCGAAAATGCTGAAATGTCCGGGTGCATACGGCGCTGCTCTTTTAATAGAAAAAGGTGCGGGTGCAAGTGCCCATCCTTGACTGCGTCTGACACACCAGAGTGATGAAAGATATCTTCTCTTAGCCATTTTTCCGACAATTTATGTCTTGAGGCAGCAATAGGAGGAAGCTGTTTAAAATCCCCGCAAATGATGACTCTTTTGCCAAGTGAAGCTGCAAAGGCAGCCTGTGGAACATAAGCCATGCTGGCTTCATCGATGATGACTAAATCAAAATTTTTCTCGTAAATTGACGGATCACTTGCAGCTTTTGCCAGTGTTGTTCCAATAATAGAAGCATTTTTTACAAACTCTATTTCTTTTTGCCTGATCTTTTCAAGTACTCCAGATAGCTTCTTTTCTATTTCAATAAGATGATCGGAATCTCTCTTGCTGAAGGATCGGGATAAATCCTGTTTAAGCAAGCGGCGTTCCTCAAATAGAGCAGCTTTTTGCTCCGAGAGATTTGTATGCTGCTTATTTAAAAGATATTCGGCTGTTAATGAATGATGATCGAATAGTGCTGGACCGATTTGTGACCCGTAACGAAGCAGATCCCCATCAGGAATTTTTCGTTTGTATGATGCAAAGGATGAAATCTCTGCCATAAGGACATCTATTGCTTGATTTGAGTGGGCCAGAATGAGAACACTTTGTCCTTTAAAGTATTTGTTGGCGGCCACACGTGCCATGGTATAGGTTTTTCCTGTGCCTGGCGGTCCCCATACATAAGTGACTGGATTGTACTTAGAACGCAAAATCAATTCATGGGCACCAGTCTTTACCTTATCGGCAGGGTGTTGGGGTGGCATGGAAGGATCCATCAATTTCTTTATTCTATTTCTTTTTCTTTTGCTGTCTTTTATGTCCTCTAAGCGCTGAAAAAGCTGATCCAATAGCTCCCAGGGATCATGAAGCAAATATGCTTCCGATAGATCGATTCCAATATCCTCTTCTAATGCCACTATGACATTATTTCCTTCCGCAGAAAGGACTCTTCCTTCCACTCTCTTTCTTCCCCATTCGATTTTTATGGAGGATCCAGTTGGAATTTTAATGGCAGAAGGTGTATCAAAAAAATAGGTATATGCATCTGATTTTGAAAGCAGCTGTCCATTTAACATTAAGTAGCGGGAGCTCCCATATTTTTTTAAATGTAAGATCTCAGCCTGGATGGCTTTTTGCCACTCCCTTATAAAGCCAAGTGTTGATGTCATTTTGTATCTTCCTTTGTTCACTATGGTATTCAATTAGACTAATATATCATTTACTTGCCGATATGCAAAAAAATAATGGAACCTGAATAATTCCATAAACATCAATAGGGTTAATTCCGCAGAAGTATGAGATAATGTGTTAATAACACTTTATATGTGTATAGAAAAGAGGGATCAGTGTGAAGCGCAGAAATAAGTTTGAGCATAATGATATTGTTATTCTGATTGACACGGGAGAGAAAGTTACGATCAACAAAACCTGTTATGTGGCGAAAATGAAGAAATACACATATACAATTAAAGAAAAACCAAAAATGTTTTATTTTGAAGAAGAAATGAAGGAGCTTCTTTAAAAAAGGGCTATAGAATAGAAAAATTTTTATCCGCAAATGCCCAGTTCTGCGGAAAACGCAAGCTTAATTGCCAGTATGTCATCCCTAAAAGATTATACTGGTCAATTAATTTATATTTTTCTGTAATGCTGCGGATATCCTCAAACCAGACCACATGTTCTTCTTCTCCGTTCCAATATCGGAACCATGGGGATGCTGCATAAGCATCGAATTGAATAACTGCTCCTCTGCTTAAAGCTAAATTCTGAATGGCTTGCATGGAAAATGAGCGGGTTAGATTATCCGCTGTTCTCCAGTCATATCCATATAAAGGCAAAGCTATTTGCAGTTTTTTCGGGTCAATCTGGGTGATCGAATATTTAATGACCTCTTCAACCCACCATAGTGGAGCGACGGGATTAGGAGGACCAGTGGGATAACCATAGTCCATGGTCA includes:
- a CDS encoding AAA domain-containing protein, with translation MTSTLGFIREWQKAIQAEILHLKKYGSSRYLMLNGQLLSKSDAYTYFFDTPSAIKIPTGSSIKIEWGRKRVEGRVLSAEGNNVIVALEEDIGIDLSEAYLLHDPWELLDQLFQRLEDIKDSKRKRNRIKKLMDPSMPPQHPADKVKTGAHELILRSKYNPVTYVWGPPGTGKTYTMARVAANKYFKGQSVLILAHSNQAIDVLMAEISSFASYKRKIPDGDLLRYGSQIGPALFDHHSLTAEYLLNKQHTNLSEQKAALFEERRLLKQDLSRSFSKRDSDHLIEIEKKLSGVLEKIRQKEIEFVKNASIIGTTLAKAASDPSIYEKNFDLVIIDEASMAYVPQAAFAASLGKRVIICGDFKQLPPIAASRHKLSEKWLREDIFHHSGVSDAVKDGHLHPHLFLLKEQRRMHPDISAFSNKHIYHSLVGDHPDVLAARSNIAACTPFPGKASILLNTAGSGEYGIKDGSSNSRINLWDLLLGFQLIHEAYTGGSRSIGYVTPYRAQALLMEQLLAELYGEERSAADIIAATVHRFQGSERDVMIFDSVDAPPHDRAGMLLIGKESERLMNVAITRTKGKFIHICDLEFIHNNAFKNKTWRKLADHQLHNGQAIYPDQIGRWIKNQHPRLQWMHARKLEKVFEDISKAKKEIIISLPEGQKLGNEWGQALSGRPSQTKLTILAEHSIPSVTPDEILPKGFPFPCIIIDGHILWLGMPAETHKNARPPYVAARLQSAAAGSYLTSQLK